A single genomic interval of Mucilaginibacter robiniae harbors:
- a CDS encoding oxidoreductase, translated as MAKIWFITGSSRGLGRSLTEAVLSKGDKVAATARNMDSLKDLVTQYQDAVYPIELDVNAKDQVRKAIAETVEHFGRIDVLVNNAGFGITGAVEAFSNEQVRSQLETNLYAPIELTRAVLPYMRKQRSGHILQISSMGGRVGSGGVSIYQAAKFGLSGFSEGLAIEVADLGIKVTCVEPGGFRTDWAGDSMTYAAEIEGYDIVNKRIALFKSGGFKPIGDPDKAAQVIMETVNNREPPLHLLLGSEAVAIVKHSEAAKLRELEKWEKVSLSTDSDDAENFLESEAGKRFLNLKK; from the coding sequence ATGGCAAAAATTTGGTTTATAACAGGTAGTTCGCGCGGATTAGGGCGAAGCCTTACGGAAGCTGTATTGTCGAAAGGTGACAAGGTGGCTGCGACTGCACGGAATATGGACAGTCTGAAAGATCTGGTAACTCAATATCAGGATGCTGTTTATCCTATTGAATTGGATGTTAATGCTAAAGATCAGGTACGCAAAGCCATCGCGGAAACCGTAGAACACTTTGGACGGATTGATGTATTGGTCAATAATGCGGGCTTTGGAATTACGGGTGCCGTGGAAGCTTTCAGCAACGAACAGGTTCGCAGCCAGCTGGAAACGAATTTATACGCACCTATTGAGCTTACCCGTGCCGTACTGCCCTATATGCGCAAACAGCGCTCCGGGCATATTCTGCAGATCAGTTCGATGGGCGGCCGGGTTGGTAGTGGCGGCGTTTCTATCTATCAGGCAGCCAAATTCGGACTGAGCGGATTTAGTGAGGGCCTTGCAATAGAAGTAGCCGATCTTGGCATTAAGGTTACCTGCGTTGAGCCGGGCGGCTTCCGTACCGATTGGGCCGGCGACTCAATGACGTACGCTGCGGAAATTGAAGGCTACGATATAGTTAACAAACGTATCGCGTTATTTAAAAGCGGTGGCTTTAAACCGATCGGTGATCCGGATAAGGCTGCTCAGGTGATTATGGAAACCGTGAATAACCGCGAGCCGCCTTTGCATCTGCTGCTGGGCAGCGAAGCAGTTGCTATCGTCAAACATTCAGAGGCTGCCAAATTGCGGGAACTCGAAAAATGGGAAAAAGTAAGTCTTTCGACTGATAGTGATGACGCGGAAAACTTTTTGGAATCAGAGGCTGGAAAGCGCTTCCTGAATTTAAAAAAATAG
- a CDS encoding helix-turn-helix domain-containing protein has translation MAESERPKIGYSCYFTRSREGEQFVPEHVFSYQLSGRLTMTDNSRRTQIFNEGDFRFIRRNNLVKYIKEPAPGGEFKSVSIYLDQQSLRNFSIQHAIERPVISSPGTVIKLKPHTLYRSYMDSLQPYRQDDLLISEELQQLKVNEAILILLQTYPTLAGVLFDFSDPGKIDLEGFMEKNFHFNVQMKRFAYLTGRSLATFKRDFEKIFKTTPGQWLQQRRLQEAYYLIKEKGQSASDIYLDLGFEDLSHFSYAFKNKFGLAPSKL, from the coding sequence ATGGCTGAAAGCGAAAGACCAAAGATCGGGTATTCCTGTTATTTTACACGAAGCAGAGAAGGCGAACAGTTTGTTCCCGAGCATGTATTCAGCTACCAGCTATCCGGCAGGCTGACCATGACGGATAATAGCAGGCGTACCCAAATTTTCAACGAGGGCGATTTCCGGTTTATCAGACGCAACAACCTGGTCAAATATATTAAGGAGCCCGCCCCGGGCGGTGAGTTTAAGTCAGTATCCATTTATCTTGACCAGCAGAGTCTGAGAAACTTCAGTATACAACATGCTATTGAAAGGCCGGTTATCAGTTCACCTGGAACGGTGATTAAATTAAAACCGCATACGCTTTACCGAAGTTATATGGATTCACTGCAGCCGTATCGTCAGGACGACTTATTGATCAGCGAGGAATTGCAGCAGCTAAAGGTCAACGAAGCTATCTTGATCTTGCTACAGACATATCCGACTTTGGCTGGTGTCCTTTTTGATTTTAGCGATCCTGGTAAAATCGATCTCGAAGGTTTCATGGAGAAAAACTTTCATTTTAACGTGCAAATGAAACGGTTTGCTTACTTGACCGGGCGTAGCCTGGCCACTTTTAAGCGCGATTTTGAAAAAATATTTAAAACAACACCGGGTCAGTGGTTGCAGCAGCGTCGCCTGCAGGAGGCTTATTATCTTATCAAAGAGAAAGGCCAGTCGGCATCTGATATATACCTTGATCTGGGCTTTGAAGACCTGTCGCACTTTTCTTATGCATTTAAAAATAAATTTGGCCTTGCACCTTCGAAACTTTAA
- a CDS encoding Crp/Fnr family transcriptional regulator, which produces MEAFVNYILQFGNLNQQQTDFIMNKAKTLELNKEDYFSEAGKVPRYVGFLLEGVVRFCYYNNKGEEITHSFVEENNFVSDQQRFEAQVVASEYVQAISPCKLLVFSKKDWDEIGNTVVGWKAIEHLIIKSCLLKAIERRSPLVSENATTRYLSFIEYFPGLINRAPLSHIASYLGITQQSLSRIRKNIR; this is translated from the coding sequence ATGGAAGCGTTCGTCAATTACATACTACAATTCGGTAATCTGAATCAGCAGCAAACAGACTTCATCATGAACAAGGCGAAAACGCTGGAACTGAATAAGGAGGATTACTTTTCTGAAGCCGGGAAGGTCCCCAGGTATGTCGGATTTCTATTAGAAGGTGTGGTTCGTTTCTGTTACTATAACAATAAGGGCGAAGAGATCACGCATTCTTTTGTTGAAGAGAACAATTTCGTTTCAGATCAGCAAAGGTTCGAAGCACAAGTCGTGGCATCAGAATATGTACAAGCTATAAGCCCTTGTAAATTACTGGTTTTCTCCAAGAAAGACTGGGATGAGATCGGGAACACGGTTGTTGGCTGGAAAGCTATCGAGCACCTGATCATAAAAAGTTGTTTGTTAAAAGCGATCGAAAGACGAAGTCCATTGGTTTCGGAGAATGCGACCACGCGTTATTTATCGTTCATCGAATATTTTCCAGGCCTGATCAATCGTGCCCCGCTGTCTCACATTGCATCCTACCTCGGCATCACCCAGCAATCGTTGAGCAGGATCAGAAAAAATATTCGTTAA
- a CDS encoding SDR family oxidoreductase encodes MSKKVVLITGTNSGFGWLTAHSVAALGHQVYATMRDTKGKNAEKADALSAVENVTVLDVSLTNDESVKQAVDTIIAQEGIIDVLVNNAGVSMNGVAESFTTADVQAMFDINVFAPWRFIKQVLPAMRKQADGLIINVTSGFGRVSFPFATIYAGSKFGLEGISEGLHYELKRLGIDVAILEPGAFPTEMQQKTQYASDQSVFEGYGAIADMPNKMITALGGLIQTKSPNPQDVADAIVKLIGIEQGKRPLRTVVDPITGVYIEAANQAVAEQFGEGLKIFGMGELLT; translated from the coding sequence ATGAGCAAAAAAGTAGTTTTAATAACAGGAACCAATAGCGGATTCGGCTGGCTGACCGCCCATAGCGTTGCCGCTTTAGGTCACCAGGTTTATGCCACCATGAGAGATACTAAAGGTAAGAATGCAGAAAAAGCCGATGCCCTTTCAGCCGTAGAAAATGTGACCGTGCTGGATGTGTCTCTAACTAATGACGAAAGCGTTAAACAGGCGGTTGACACCATCATTGCCCAAGAAGGCATCATCGATGTACTGGTCAACAACGCAGGTGTTTCCATGAATGGTGTGGCGGAAAGCTTTACGACGGCCGATGTACAGGCTATGTTCGATATCAACGTATTCGCGCCCTGGAGATTCATCAAACAGGTATTACCGGCTATGCGCAAGCAGGCCGATGGGCTGATCATCAATGTGACGAGCGGGTTCGGCAGGGTGTCCTTTCCGTTCGCTACTATATACGCCGGATCGAAGTTTGGTTTGGAAGGGATCAGTGAGGGTCTGCATTACGAACTTAAACGTTTAGGTATTGACGTGGCTATTCTGGAGCCCGGTGCCTTTCCTACCGAAATGCAGCAGAAGACCCAGTACGCATCTGATCAATCGGTATTTGAAGGTTATGGAGCCATCGCCGATATGCCGAACAAAATGATCACAGCGCTCGGCGGGCTGATCCAAACCAAAAGCCCAAACCCGCAGGATGTCGCTGATGCCATCGTCAAGCTGATCGGTATAGAACAAGGTAAAAGACCTTTGAGAACTGTTGTTGACCCGATCACAGGAGTATATATCGAAGCGGCTAACCAGGCGGTTGCTGAACAGTTTGGAGAAGGACTCAAAATCTTCGGTATGGGCGAATTATTAACTTAA
- a CDS encoding winged helix-turn-helix transcriptional regulator: MNLENTDPSLPTFDDCLKKIRAIDDTMELLSGKWKLSILSRLCYKPMRYSEILNDIEPLSGKVLSRELKDLETNGLIIRCVSGTKPPSVTYSVSDYGMSLRDLSDKIAEWGLQHRDRIRSSFKRSDL; this comes from the coding sequence ATGAATTTAGAAAATACAGACCCATCATTACCGACATTCGATGATTGTCTTAAGAAGATAAGAGCGATCGATGATACTATGGAGTTGCTGTCTGGGAAATGGAAGTTGTCCATTTTATCCAGGCTTTGCTATAAACCAATGCGTTATTCGGAGATATTGAATGACATTGAACCACTTTCCGGTAAAGTACTTAGCCGTGAGTTGAAAGATTTGGAAACTAACGGTCTGATTATCCGCTGCGTGAGCGGTACCAAGCCACCGTCCGTTACTTATAGCGTTTCAGATTATGGTATGTCCCTGAGGGATCTATCAGACAAGATAGCGGAATGGGGTTTGCAACACCGTGATCGGATCAGGAGTTCGTTCAAAAGAAGTGATTTATGA
- a CDS encoding nitroreductase family protein, with translation MSLLEDLEWRYATKKMNGEKIPQEKLDYILEAARLAPSSSGLQQYKVIVISDKALLERIRLVAYDQSQITDCSHLLVFAAWDGYSDERISKVFNYMMDERGLPHQTMDNYKQVILDLYERSGQEWQAHHAAKQSYISFAIAIAAAAEQKVDATPIEGFLQEKLDELLNLKESGYTSTVILPLGYRESEKDWLVNMKKVRTPKELFITKMELADASDNVDLPTPMNLDSFVQKTE, from the coding sequence ATGAGTTTATTAGAAGATCTGGAGTGGCGTTATGCTACCAAGAAAATGAATGGTGAAAAGATTCCGCAGGAAAAGCTGGATTACATTTTAGAAGCCGCGCGCCTGGCTCCATCATCATCGGGACTGCAACAATATAAAGTAATTGTGATCTCAGATAAAGCATTGTTAGAGCGGATCAGGTTGGTTGCTTACGATCAAAGCCAGATCACTGATTGTTCGCACTTACTTGTTTTCGCCGCATGGGACGGCTATTCTGATGAACGAATCTCTAAGGTATTTAATTACATGATGGATGAACGCGGTCTGCCTCATCAAACGATGGATAACTATAAACAGGTGATACTTGATCTATATGAGCGCTCCGGCCAGGAATGGCAGGCTCATCATGCGGCCAAACAGAGTTATATATCCTTTGCGATTGCGATCGCTGCTGCCGCAGAACAAAAAGTTGATGCAACACCTATTGAAGGCTTCCTGCAGGAAAAACTTGATGAATTATTGAATTTAAAAGAGTCAGGTTATACAAGCACAGTCATACTTCCACTAGGTTATAGAGAAAGTGAAAAGGATTGGCTTGTAAACATGAAAAAGGTACGCACACCGAAAGAATTGTTCATTACAAAGATGGAGTTAGCTGATGCTTCCGACAATGTGGATCTGCCAACACCGATGAATCTTGACTCTTTTGTTCAAAAAACAGAATAA
- a CDS encoding NmrA family NAD(P)-binding protein codes for MKITTTGSLGNVAKPLVKTLIAAGHEVTVISTKDDRTNEIEALGAKAATGSISDEAFLAKAFNGADAVYVMLPPSMGPGNMIQNIADAGQAYANAIKAAGVSRVVMLSSVGADATEGTGPVQGVHRVEKILKGLAGVNVTVLRSGFFYINFLRDIPLIKSKGIFGNNYNGSDRLALTHPEDLSTALAAELQTKGNGFEVKYLVSDISTGDEIAALFGKAIGKPELVWTNIPDEQLKQGMLAGGLPPELAGLIVEMGQGVRDGKITKDFFASGVKVTGQIKLQQFAEEFKAAYLHA; via the coding sequence ATGAAAATTACAACTACAGGCTCATTAGGAAATGTAGCCAAACCATTAGTAAAAACGCTGATCGCAGCAGGACACGAAGTCACCGTGATCAGCACCAAAGATGATCGCACAAACGAAATTGAGGCTTTAGGTGCAAAGGCAGCGACCGGCTCTATCAGTGACGAAGCATTTTTAGCCAAGGCTTTCAACGGCGCAGATGCGGTATATGTCATGTTGCCGCCATCCATGGGGCCGGGTAACATGATACAGAATATTGCCGATGCGGGGCAAGCGTACGCAAATGCCATTAAAGCGGCAGGCGTATCGCGCGTAGTGATGCTGAGCAGCGTTGGCGCTGATGCGACTGAAGGTACAGGCCCGGTACAGGGTGTGCATCGTGTAGAGAAGATATTAAAAGGTTTAGCCGGCGTGAATGTAACCGTTTTGAGGTCAGGTTTTTTTTACATTAACTTTTTGAGAGATATCCCATTGATCAAAAGCAAAGGCATCTTCGGTAACAATTATAACGGTAGCGACCGCTTGGCCCTGACACATCCCGAAGATCTGTCGACAGCGCTTGCAGCAGAATTGCAAACTAAAGGAAACGGCTTTGAAGTGAAATATCTTGTAAGCGATATTTCAACCGGAGACGAGATAGCAGCGTTATTTGGCAAGGCGATTGGTAAGCCGGAGTTGGTTTGGACAAATATTCCTGATGAACAGTTGAAGCAAGGCATGCTTGCCGGAGGATTGCCACCAGAACTGGCCGGGCTGATCGTTGAAATGGGGCAAGGCGTGAGGGACGGCAAAATTACTAAGGACTTTTTTGCCAGTGGTGTCAAAGTAACTGGTCAAATCAAGTTGCAACAATTTGCTGAAGAGTTCAAAGCCGCTTATCTACACGCTTGA
- a CDS encoding alkene reductase, translating to MKKLFMPYSKATLQLKNHVVMAPMTRSRAIGNVPNELMAAYYKQRSGAGLIITEGTSPSPEGLGYPRIPGIFTEAQIEGWKRVTSAVHEGGSKIFLQLMHTGRIAHSSNLPEGHQVVGLSAVKAAGEIYTDTGMFEYSAPRVLDEEGIARIIEDHVKAAENAIAAGFDGVELHGAHGYLLEQSLNPHVNNRTDNYGGSIANRSRLTLEIVQKIAASIGAGKVGLRISPFLASNDMPSYEEAEVHETYVQLARKVNQLGIAYLHISNNQGIPQNTHQDIRAAFANTIIYCNGFTAETAETKLQDGSADLVAFGRSFLANPDFMKRIEKNAPLNEPDYNTLYTPGEEGYTDYPEFN from the coding sequence ATGAAAAAGTTATTCATGCCCTATAGCAAAGCCACACTTCAGTTGAAGAACCACGTCGTGATGGCACCGATGACCAGAAGCCGTGCCATCGGCAATGTGCCCAATGAGCTGATGGCCGCTTATTACAAACAGCGTTCCGGTGCCGGACTGATCATCACCGAAGGCACTTCGCCCAGCCCTGAGGGCTTAGGCTATCCGCGTATCCCGGGTATTTTTACGGAGGCCCAGATAGAAGGCTGGAAAAGGGTGACCAGTGCAGTTCATGAAGGCGGTTCCAAAATATTTCTACAGTTGATGCATACCGGCAGAATTGCCCACAGCTCCAACTTGCCGGAAGGCCATCAGGTAGTGGGTTTATCAGCCGTTAAAGCCGCAGGGGAAATTTACACCGATACCGGCATGTTCGAATATTCAGCACCAAGAGTATTGGATGAAGAAGGCATAGCCCGTATAATAGAAGACCATGTTAAGGCTGCTGAAAATGCCATTGCCGCAGGCTTCGACGGTGTCGAGTTACACGGAGCACATGGCTATTTGCTGGAGCAGTCTTTGAATCCGCACGTCAATAACCGTACGGACAACTATGGCGGATCCATAGCGAACCGCAGCCGTTTGACGCTGGAGATCGTACAAAAAATAGCAGCTTCCATCGGAGCAGGTAAGGTTGGCCTGCGCATTTCACCTTTTTTAGCATCCAACGATATGCCTTCGTATGAAGAAGCTGAAGTACATGAAACCTATGTTCAGCTGGCCCGGAAAGTGAACCAATTAGGCATCGCGTATCTGCACATTTCAAATAATCAGGGCATTCCCCAAAATACGCATCAGGACATTCGGGCGGCTTTCGCGAACACCATTATCTATTGCAACGGCTTTACGGCTGAGACCGCTGAAACCAAATTACAGGATGGGTCAGCGGATCTGGTCGCCTTTGGCAGAAGTTTTTTGGCCAACCCCGATTTTATGAAAAGAATAGAAAAAAATGCCCCCCTGAATGAGCCGGATTATAACACGCTTTATACCCCCGGCGAAGAGGGTTATACCGATTACCCTGAATTTAATTAA
- a CDS encoding helix-turn-helix domain-containing protein — MIFNFTATPEFDFMTYFARHIGATINDGLLFIPAGLGNGYIRKLSFGPEFKITLHHYVLKEDLVIKRNTSGQGNELITIFFYSNEQTLGIAFDNNPNVQFSERDESAIQVTSNDLNSTIRFPAGHTIRYAVIAIMPYYLKTLLALNKLNSTIETITSPGHTFLYFENMTAETKLLLKNLSAVDMNDELSQFYMQIKVQELLYLLFQKLSKRESLPHQNINSADAARLLHIRNEVISDLSAPPVLPELAQIAAMSETKLKQLFKQAFGDTVYNYFQRARMEEAAFLLKQGKRSVAEVGYELGFTNLSHFSRLFEKHYGFTPKRYSSKA; from the coding sequence ATGATCTTCAATTTTACCGCCACGCCGGAGTTTGATTTCATGACCTATTTTGCCCGGCACATCGGGGCAACGATAAATGATGGGCTATTGTTCATTCCTGCCGGTCTGGGCAACGGGTACATTCGTAAACTGTCCTTTGGCCCTGAATTCAAGATCACCCTGCATCATTATGTATTAAAGGAAGACCTGGTCATCAAACGCAATACGTCCGGCCAGGGTAACGAGCTGATCACCATCTTTTTTTACAGCAACGAACAAACGCTCGGCATAGCCTTCGACAATAATCCCAATGTTCAGTTTTCCGAACGCGATGAATCCGCTATCCAGGTTACCTCTAATGATCTGAACTCGACCATCCGTTTTCCGGCAGGTCACACGATACGTTATGCGGTGATCGCCATTATGCCGTATTATCTGAAAACCCTGCTGGCTCTTAATAAGCTGAATTCTACGATCGAAACGATAACCAGCCCGGGACATACATTTCTTTATTTTGAGAATATGACCGCTGAGACCAAACTGCTGCTTAAAAACTTGAGCGCGGTGGATATGAACGATGAACTGAGCCAATTCTACATGCAGATCAAAGTACAGGAACTGCTTTACCTGCTTTTTCAAAAGCTATCGAAACGTGAAAGCTTACCGCACCAGAACATTAACAGCGCGGATGCGGCCAGGCTTCTGCATATCCGTAACGAAGTTATCAGCGATCTGAGCGCACCGCCGGTATTGCCCGAACTGGCACAAATTGCCGCCATGAGCGAAACTAAACTCAAACAGCTCTTCAAGCAGGCCTTTGGTGATACTGTTTATAATTACTTTCAGCGCGCCCGCATGGAGGAAGCTGCCTTTTTGTTAAAACAGGGTAAGCGGTCGGTTGCGGAGGTTGGCTATGAACTGGGATTTACCAACCTCAGCCACTTTAGCAGGTTGTTTGAAAAACATTACGGTTTTACACCCAAGCGCTATTCTTCAAAAGCTTAA
- a CDS encoding SDR family oxidoreductase, whose amino-acid sequence MKIILTGSISNVGKPLTAELVKQGHAVTVITSKTERLMDIKALGANGVVGSMFDTGFLTDTFTGADIVYLMETLDAVGGDMMDPHIDFIGGISEIGNNYRSAIERSGVKQVVHLSSIGAHTDKGNGFLIFHHNVENILRQLPESVAIKFMRPVGFYTNLFAFSHTIKTKGEIISNNNGGDRKEPWVSPLDIAAVIAEEMNTPFAGRTVRYIASDEVSPNEVAAALGAAIGQPGLRWKVISDEQQLDIYLKIGFNPQIAKGFVEMQASQGSGHLYEDYYQHKPVLGKVKLTDFARDFAAAFQHEE is encoded by the coding sequence ATGAAGATCATACTCACAGGCTCTATAAGCAATGTAGGCAAACCGCTGACCGCAGAATTGGTTAAACAGGGACATGCCGTTACCGTAATTACCAGTAAAACAGAACGACTAATGGACATCAAAGCCTTAGGCGCGAACGGAGTTGTTGGCTCCATGTTCGATACCGGTTTTTTGACGGATACTTTTACCGGCGCCGACATCGTGTACCTGATGGAAACGTTGGATGCCGTTGGCGGCGATATGATGGATCCCCATATTGATTTTATCGGCGGCATCAGCGAGATAGGGAACAATTACAGGTCGGCCATTGAACGCTCAGGCGTTAAACAAGTGGTTCACCTGAGCAGTATCGGTGCGCATACGGATAAAGGGAATGGTTTCCTGATCTTTCACCATAACGTAGAGAACATATTGAGGCAATTGCCGGAAAGCGTAGCCATCAAGTTTATGCGCCCGGTCGGTTTTTACACCAATTTATTTGCCTTCTCCCATACCATCAAAACGAAAGGCGAGATCATTTCCAATAACAATGGCGGTGACCGGAAAGAGCCATGGGTATCACCTTTGGATATTGCTGCCGTGATCGCCGAAGAGATGAATACACCATTTGCCGGACGGACCGTTCGCTACATTGCGAGTGATGAGGTTTCACCGAACGAGGTCGCCGCTGCGTTAGGCGCGGCCATCGGTCAGCCCGGTCTAAGATGGAAGGTGATCTCCGATGAACAGCAGTTAGATATTTACTTAAAGATCGGTTTCAACCCGCAAATTGCCAAAGGCTTCGTGGAAATGCAGGCCAGCCAGGGAAGTGGTCACTTATACGAGGATTACTACCAGCACAAGCCGGTATTAGGTAAAGTAAAACTGACTGATTTTGCCCGTGATTTTGCGGCGGCTTTTCAGCACGAAGAATAA
- a CDS encoding helix-turn-helix domain-containing protein, whose protein sequence is MTTIQRIKTISEFHRTRSLPPPEHPLISVVNFADVRLTQDHQGNSWVYDFYSISLKRNIGGKIRYGQQAYDFDEGIMFFIAPGQVFSIERDADARGERSGWMLMIHPDFFWNTTLAKSIKQYEYFGYTTHEALFVSQKEEGTLKGIIENIRQEYHANIDKYSQNIIISQIETLLNYSERFYNRQFLTRKKANHQLLDRLEEKLTDYFNSDALISKGLPSVQDIAEALNASPKYLSSVLKVLTGQTAQQHIHEKLLDKAKEKLTTSEASVSEIAYELGFEHPQSFSKLFKTKTGLSPLEFRQSFQSN, encoded by the coding sequence ATGACGACCATACAAAGAATTAAAACGATCAGTGAATTTCACCGCACCAGGAGCCTGCCGCCACCGGAGCATCCGCTGATCAGTGTGGTCAATTTTGCAGATGTGAGGTTAACGCAGGATCATCAGGGAAACAGCTGGGTATATGACTTCTACTCCATATCGCTGAAAAGAAACATCGGCGGGAAGATCAGATACGGTCAACAGGCATATGACTTTGATGAGGGGATCATGTTCTTTATTGCGCCGGGCCAGGTTTTCAGTATTGAGAGGGATGCGGATGCCCGGGGAGAGCGTTCGGGCTGGATGCTGATGATCCATCCGGATTTCTTTTGGAATACCACGCTTGCCAAAAGCATTAAACAGTACGAGTACTTCGGCTATACCACGCATGAGGCCTTATTTGTTTCCCAAAAGGAAGAGGGCACGTTAAAAGGCATCATTGAAAATATCAGGCAGGAGTATCATGCTAATATCGACAAGTACAGCCAGAACATCATCATATCCCAGATAGAGACCTTGCTGAATTATTCGGAGCGCTTTTATAACCGGCAGTTCCTCACGCGCAAGAAAGCTAACCATCAGCTGCTGGATAGACTGGAAGAAAAGCTAACGGACTACTTTAACAGTGATGCATTGATCAGCAAAGGCCTGCCGTCCGTTCAGGATATTGCTGAAGCGTTGAATGCCTCCCCAAAATACCTGAGCAGTGTTCTAAAAGTGCTTACCGGCCAAACGGCACAGCAGCATATCCATGAAAAGCTGTTGGATAAAGCAAAAGAGAAGCTCACGACCTCGGAAGCATCGGTGAGCGAGATCGCCTATGAACTGGGCTTCGAGCACCCGCAGTCGTTCAGCAAATTGTTCAAGACGAAAACGGGACTTTCGCCGCTGGAATTCCGGCAGTCCTTTCAGTCGAACTGA
- a CDS encoding helix-turn-helix domain-containing protein, translating to MNPKDKIPVHRMDDWHYGIYLKSFGMVSSARPDYDLSKAHRHDFYYGVLLEKGMMALEVDFQPFHLGEHTIFFTYSGQVHRIVSARLEQGWFFPFDPAIIDQQLKNILDQSLSEVMIATLDQNKSAKFSTSLQELKAVYDEPGQRFSQPVLHALLTAFLYQTTGACFSLERNTLTSYPLRSIEITKNFRQILRQNFRSIKRPSAYAARMHISTSHLNDTVRSVTGFPVTYFIQQEAMREAQRLLYYSALSVKEIALSLGFDDAQYFSRLFTKVVGLSPLKWRTQNRN from the coding sequence ATGAACCCAAAAGACAAGATACCGGTCCACCGGATGGATGATTGGCATTACGGAATTTACCTGAAGTCTTTCGGCATGGTTTCATCTGCCCGGCCGGATTATGACCTGTCAAAAGCGCATCGTCATGATTTTTATTACGGCGTGCTGCTTGAAAAGGGCATGATGGCGCTTGAGGTAGATTTTCAGCCTTTCCATCTGGGTGAACACACGATTTTCTTTACCTATTCCGGGCAGGTCCACCGTATTGTCTCTGCCCGTCTGGAACAAGGCTGGTTCTTTCCTTTCGATCCGGCCATCATTGACCAGCAGCTTAAAAACATTTTGGATCAGAGTCTTTCGGAAGTCATGATCGCAACATTAGATCAGAACAAATCTGCTAAATTTTCAACTTCTTTACAGGAATTAAAGGCTGTTTACGATGAGCCGGGGCAGCGTTTCAGCCAGCCGGTGCTCCATGCACTGCTCACCGCTTTTTTATATCAAACCACAGGAGCCTGCTTTTCCCTGGAACGAAATACGCTGACCAGCTATCCTTTGCGGAGTATCGAGATCACCAAAAACTTCCGGCAGATCCTACGGCAAAATTTCAGGTCTATCAAGAGGCCTTCGGCATATGCAGCCCGGATGCATATTTCGACCAGCCATCTGAATGACACGGTAAGGTCTGTCACCGGTTTTCCGGTGACCTATTTTATCCAGCAGGAAGCTATGCGTGAAGCGCAGCGCCTGTTGTATTATTCCGCACTCTCCGTCAAAGAGATCGCGCTTTCGCTCGGTTTTGATGACGCACAATATTTCAGCAGGCTGTTCACCAAGGTTGTCGGCCTTTCTCCGCTAAAGTGGCGCACGCAGAACCGCAACTGA